In the genome of Myxococcus stipitatus, one region contains:
- the pgm gene encoding phosphoglucomutase (alpha-D-glucose-1,6-bisphosphate-dependent), translated as MAHPLAGKLPPEDLLIDPEKLRARYYAERPDVAVPEQRVAFGTSGHRGSSERTSFNEAHIIAVTQAICEYRQQQGIDGPLFLGMDTHALSAPAQRTALEVLAANGVQVRFTDGATPTPVISHAILTFNRGRTAGLGDGIVITPSHNPPEDGGIKYNPPNGGPADTNVTAGIERRANALLGDGVSGVKRTPYEKARTAPTVKLHDFITPYVEDLASVVDMEALRGGKLKIGADPLGGSNVAYWEPIAARYGLNLRVVNPTVDPTFRFMPVDHDGKIRMDCSSPYAMANLVKLKDQYDLAFGNDADSDRHGIVTRSMGLMNPNHYLAVAIHYLFQNRPGWKPGTAVGKTLVSSGLIDRVAKSLGRRVVEVPVGFKWFVGGLLDGSLGFGGEESAGAAFLRRDGTVWTTDKDGMLLDLLAVEILARTGKDPGEHYRELSGRLGTPYYTRIDQAATPAQKSILKKLSPESVKATSLAGEPILQRLTRAPGNGADIGGLKVVAENGWFAARPSGTEDVYKIYAESFRDDAHLKAILQEARAIVDTAFQGA; from the coding sequence ATGGCCCATCCTCTCGCTGGAAAGCTCCCGCCGGAAGACCTCCTCATCGACCCCGAGAAGCTGCGCGCGCGCTACTACGCGGAGCGCCCCGACGTGGCCGTGCCCGAGCAACGTGTCGCCTTCGGCACGTCCGGGCACCGCGGCTCCTCGGAGCGCACCAGCTTCAACGAGGCGCACATCATCGCGGTGACCCAGGCCATCTGCGAGTACCGGCAGCAGCAGGGCATCGACGGGCCGCTGTTCCTGGGCATGGACACCCACGCGCTCTCCGCGCCCGCGCAGCGCACGGCGCTGGAGGTGCTGGCCGCCAACGGTGTCCAGGTGCGCTTCACCGACGGCGCCACGCCCACGCCGGTCATCTCCCACGCCATCCTCACGTTCAATCGAGGCAGGACGGCGGGGCTCGGGGACGGCATCGTCATCACGCCGTCCCACAACCCGCCCGAGGACGGTGGCATCAAGTACAACCCGCCCAACGGTGGCCCCGCGGATACGAACGTCACGGCGGGCATCGAGCGCCGCGCCAACGCCCTCCTCGGCGACGGCGTCTCGGGAGTGAAGCGCACGCCCTACGAGAAGGCACGCACGGCCCCCACGGTGAAGCTGCACGACTTCATCACGCCGTATGTCGAGGACCTGGCCTCCGTGGTGGACATGGAGGCGCTGCGCGGCGGGAAGCTGAAGATTGGCGCGGACCCGCTCGGCGGCTCCAACGTCGCGTACTGGGAGCCCATCGCCGCGCGCTATGGCTTGAACCTGCGCGTGGTGAATCCCACGGTGGACCCGACGTTCCGCTTCATGCCGGTGGACCACGACGGGAAGATTCGCATGGATTGCTCATCGCCCTACGCGATGGCGAACCTCGTCAAGCTCAAGGACCAGTACGACCTGGCCTTCGGCAACGACGCGGACTCGGACCGGCACGGCATCGTCACGCGCTCGATGGGGTTGATGAACCCCAATCACTACCTCGCAGTGGCCATCCACTACCTCTTCCAGAACCGGCCGGGCTGGAAGCCGGGCACCGCCGTGGGCAAGACGCTGGTGAGCAGCGGCCTCATCGACCGCGTGGCGAAGAGCCTGGGCCGCCGCGTCGTCGAAGTCCCGGTGGGCTTCAAGTGGTTCGTGGGCGGCCTGCTGGACGGCTCGCTGGGCTTCGGTGGCGAGGAGAGCGCGGGCGCAGCCTTCCTCCGCCGCGACGGAACCGTCTGGACCACCGACAAGGACGGGATGCTGCTGGACCTGCTCGCGGTCGAAATCCTCGCGCGCACGGGCAAGGACCCCGGGGAGCACTATCGAGAGCTCTCGGGGCGGCTGGGCACGCCGTACTACACGCGCATCGACCAGGCGGCCACGCCCGCGCAGAAGTCCATCCTGAAGAAGCTCTCGCCCGAGTCCGTGAAGGCCACGAGCCTCGCGGGAGAGCCCATCCTCCAGCGCCTCACGCGCGCCCCTGGCAACGGCGCCGATATCGGCGGGCTCAAGGTCGTCGCGGAGAACGGCTGGTTCGCCGCGCGGCCCTCGGGCACCGAGGACGTCTACAAAATCTACGCGGAGAGCTTCCGCGACGACGCCCACTTGAAGGCCATCCTCCAAGAGGCCCGCGCCATCGTCGACACGGCCTTCCAGGGCGCATGA
- a CDS encoding DoxX family protein, with translation MKHVLMYVLGLFMVAGGINHFVNPRVYVQMMPPYLPWHGPLVFWSGVAEVLLGVGLLVPATRTVSAWGLIALFVAIFPANLQMALQPERFRKIPRPLLWARLPLQGVLILWAWWYTQGAGT, from the coding sequence ATGAAACACGTCCTGATGTACGTGCTCGGCCTCTTCATGGTGGCCGGCGGCATCAACCACTTCGTGAATCCGCGCGTCTACGTGCAGATGATGCCGCCGTACCTGCCGTGGCATGGGCCCCTGGTCTTCTGGAGCGGCGTGGCCGAGGTGCTGCTGGGCGTGGGGCTGCTGGTGCCCGCGACGCGGACGGTGTCGGCCTGGGGGCTCATCGCCCTGTTCGTCGCCATCTTCCCCGCCAACCTCCAGATGGCGCTCCAGCCGGAGCGCTTCCGGAAGATTCCCCGGCCCCTCCTCTGGGCGCGGCTGCCCCTCCAGGGCGTCCTCATCCTCTGGGCCTGGTGGTACACCCAGGGGGCGGGCACCTGA
- the rpoZ gene encoding DNA-directed RNA polymerase subunit omega, translating into MARVTVEDCLPLVDNRFALVLLGAKRARQLMAGARPIIEQSKNKPPVLSLREVATGRVKFDRDVREALSGKYAGEEPRK; encoded by the coding sequence ATGGCTCGCGTCACAGTCGAAGACTGCCTCCCCCTCGTCGACAACCGGTTCGCGCTGGTGCTGCTCGGTGCGAAGCGCGCGCGTCAGCTGATGGCCGGCGCCCGCCCCATCATCGAGCAGTCCAAGAACAAGCCCCCCGTGCTCTCGCTGCGCGAGGTGGCGACCGGCCGCGTGAAGTTTGATCGCGACGTGCGCGAGGCGCTCTCCGGCAAGTACGCCGGCGAGGAGCCCCGCAAGTAG
- a CDS encoding NUDIX hydrolase, with translation MPREASAGGIVIRESDGTWEVVVIRPHGRPLWALPKGHVDPGETPEQTASREVREETGLTAALIAPLGEIRYVYQFRGQRIFKRVHFFLFRYQEGALGPLPGPRVEVDEVRWVPVGQLVPLLGYKGEKAVAARAVRWMRAQGLLPEAPSPAVGPEGKGT, from the coding sequence ATGCCACGCGAGGCGTCCGCAGGCGGGATTGTCATCCGGGAGAGTGACGGCACCTGGGAGGTGGTCGTCATCCGTCCCCATGGCCGTCCTCTGTGGGCACTGCCCAAGGGGCACGTGGACCCGGGTGAGACGCCGGAGCAGACGGCGAGCCGGGAGGTCCGTGAGGAGACGGGGCTCACCGCCGCGCTCATCGCGCCGCTGGGGGAGATTCGCTACGTCTACCAGTTCCGGGGACAGCGCATCTTCAAGCGCGTCCACTTCTTCCTCTTCCGCTACCAGGAGGGAGCGCTGGGGCCGCTGCCGGGGCCGCGCGTGGAAGTGGATGAGGTGCGCTGGGTGCCGGTGGGACAGCTGGTGCCCCTGCTCGGCTACAAGGGAGAGAAGGCCGTGGCCGCGCGCGCCGTGAGGTGGATGCGTGCACAGGGCCTGCTTCCGGAGGCCCCTTCCCCGGCCGTCGGGCCCGAGGGGAAGGGAACCTAG
- the groES gene encoding co-chaperone GroES, translating into MKIRPLQDRLIVKRVAEENKTKGGLFIPDTAKEKPLEGKVIAVGNGKVLENGSVRPMDIKAGDTILFSKYAGTEIKLDGEEHLILREEDVLGILDK; encoded by the coding sequence ATGAAGATTCGTCCCCTGCAGGATCGGCTCATCGTCAAGCGGGTCGCCGAGGAGAACAAGACCAAGGGCGGCCTCTTCATCCCGGACACGGCGAAGGAGAAGCCCCTCGAGGGCAAGGTCATCGCCGTCGGCAACGGCAAGGTGCTGGAGAACGGCTCCGTGCGTCCGATGGACATCAAGGCTGGCGACACCATCCTCTTCAGCAAGTACGCCGGGACCGAGATCAAGCTCGACGGCGAGGAGCACCTCATCCTCCGTGAAGAGGACGTGCTCGGAATCCTCGACAAGTAA
- the groL gene encoding chaperonin GroEL (60 kDa chaperone family; promotes refolding of misfolded polypeptides especially under stressful conditions; forms two stacked rings of heptamers to form a barrel-shaped 14mer; ends can be capped by GroES; misfolded proteins enter the barrel where they are refolded when GroES binds), which translates to MAKDLLFDVRAREAILRGVNILADAVKVTLGPKGRNVVIEKSFGSPTITKDGVTVAKEIELENKFENMGAQMVKEVASKTSDVAGDGTTTATVLAQAIFREGAKLVAAGHNPMDIKRGIDKAVAVIVGELKKLAKPTKDKKEIAQVGTISANGDATIGQIIADAMEKVGKEGVITVEEAKGLETTLDVVEGMQFDRGYLSPYFVTDPERMEAVLNDALILIHEKKISSMKDLLPILEQVARAGKPLLIIAEEVEGEALATLVVNKIRGVLNVCAVKAPGFGDRRKAILEDIATLTGGRMIAEDLGIKLDTLTLQDLGRAKRVTVDKDNTTVVDGAGSEQEISARVKQIRAQVEETTSDYDREKLQERLAKLVGGVAVINVGAATETEMKEKKARVEDALNATRAAVEEGVVPGGGVAYIRCLKALDGQTFVDGEKFGVDIIRRAVEEPLRQIVGNGGLEGSVVVNKVKEGTGAYGFNAATGTYEDLLAAGVIDPAKVSRTALQNSASVASLMLTTEAMVAERPKEEKDIPAGAGGMGGMGGMGGMGM; encoded by the coding sequence ATGGCGAAGGACCTACTTTTCGACGTGCGCGCCCGTGAGGCCATCCTCCGCGGCGTCAACATCCTGGCCGACGCGGTCAAGGTGACCCTGGGGCCCAAGGGCCGTAACGTCGTCATCGAGAAGAGCTTCGGCTCCCCCACCATCACCAAGGACGGTGTGACGGTGGCGAAGGAGATCGAGCTCGAGAACAAGTTCGAGAACATGGGCGCGCAGATGGTCAAGGAGGTTGCCTCCAAGACCTCCGACGTCGCCGGTGACGGGACGACCACGGCGACCGTGCTGGCGCAGGCCATCTTCCGCGAGGGCGCGAAGCTGGTGGCCGCCGGTCACAACCCCATGGACATCAAGCGCGGCATCGACAAGGCCGTCGCGGTCATCGTGGGCGAGCTGAAGAAGCTGGCGAAGCCGACGAAGGACAAGAAGGAGATCGCCCAGGTCGGCACCATCTCCGCCAACGGCGATGCCACCATCGGCCAGATCATCGCGGACGCGATGGAGAAGGTCGGCAAGGAGGGCGTCATCACGGTGGAGGAGGCCAAGGGCCTGGAGACCACCCTGGACGTGGTCGAGGGCATGCAGTTCGACCGCGGCTACCTCTCTCCGTACTTCGTGACGGACCCGGAGCGGATGGAGGCGGTGCTGAACGACGCGCTCATCCTCATCCACGAGAAGAAGATCTCCTCGATGAAGGACCTGCTCCCCATCCTGGAGCAGGTGGCGCGCGCGGGTAAGCCGCTGCTCATCATCGCCGAGGAAGTTGAAGGCGAGGCCCTGGCCACGCTGGTCGTCAACAAGATCCGCGGCGTGCTGAACGTGTGCGCGGTGAAGGCGCCGGGCTTCGGCGACCGCCGCAAGGCCATCCTCGAGGACATCGCCACCCTGACGGGCGGCCGGATGATCGCCGAGGACCTGGGCATCAAGCTGGACACGCTGACGCTCCAGGACCTGGGCCGCGCCAAGCGCGTCACGGTGGACAAGGACAACACCACCGTCGTCGACGGCGCGGGCAGCGAGCAGGAGATCTCCGCGCGCGTGAAGCAGATCCGCGCCCAGGTGGAGGAGACCACCAGCGACTACGACCGCGAGAAGCTCCAGGAGCGTCTGGCGAAGCTCGTGGGCGGCGTGGCGGTCATCAACGTCGGCGCGGCCACCGAGACGGAGATGAAGGAGAAGAAGGCCCGCGTGGAGGACGCGCTCAACGCGACCCGCGCGGCCGTCGAGGAGGGCGTGGTTCCTGGCGGCGGCGTGGCCTACATCCGGTGCCTCAAGGCGCTGGACGGCCAGACGTTCGTCGACGGTGAGAAGTTCGGCGTGGACATCATCCGCCGCGCCGTCGAGGAGCCCCTGCGTCAGATTGTCGGCAACGGCGGCCTCGAGGGCAGCGTGGTCGTCAACAAGGTCAAGGAGGGCACGGGCGCGTACGGCTTCAACGCCGCCACCGGGACCTACGAGGACCTGCTGGCCGCCGGCGTCATCGACCCGGCCAAGGTGAGCCGCACCGCGCTGCAGAACTCCGCGTCCGTGGCCTCCCTGATGCTCACCACCGAGGCGATGGTGGCCGAGCGTCCGAAGGAGGAGAAGGACATCCCCGCCGGCGCCGGTGGCATGGGCGGCATGGGCGGTATGGGCGGCATGGGCATGTAG
- the grxC gene encoding glutaredoxin 3 encodes MKPVKIYTTNYCGFCVRAKDLLKRKGVDFQELDVTGDDDTRAKLVEMSGGQRTVPQIFIGDTHVGGYSDLAQLDKDGKLDAMLQA; translated from the coding sequence GTGAAGCCCGTGAAGATCTACACCACGAACTACTGTGGTTTCTGTGTCCGCGCGAAGGACCTGCTCAAGCGCAAGGGCGTGGACTTCCAGGAGCTGGACGTCACTGGAGACGACGACACCCGAGCGAAGCTCGTGGAGATGAGCGGGGGCCAGCGCACCGTGCCGCAAATCTTCATCGGCGACACGCACGTGGGCGGCTACTCGGACCTCGCCCAGCTCGACAAGGACGGCAAGCTGGACGCCATGCTCCAGGCCTGA